The Candidatus Acidiferrales bacterium DNA segment GTTCGCAGGAAAACCGGCCTTGTAGATGCAGTCAGAACCGGAACCGGTGAAATCAGCGGACATAAAGTTGTCATTGGCTGCATGGATTTCCAATTTATCGGCGGAAGTATGGGGTCTGTTGTCGGAGAAAAAGTTGCACGATCGATTGACCGCGCTGAGAAGTACAAGAAACCGCTGGTATTGATTTCTCAAAGCGGCGGTGCACGGATGATGGAGGCGGCCATCTCACTTATGCAGCTCGCCAAGACGAGTGCGAGACTGACCCGACTCCATAAGGCGCGTGTACCGTATATTTCCGTGCTCGTCGATCCGACAACGGGCGGCGTTACGGCCAGCTTTGCCATGCTTGGTGATTTCAACATTGCCGAACCCGGTGCGCTGATCGGATTCGCCGGGCCGCGCGTCATCAGGCAGGCCGTCGGAAAAGATCTGCCTGATGGCTTTCAGCGGTCGGAATTCTTGCTCGACAAGGGATTTGTCGATCTTATCGTTCACAGAAAAGAACTGAAGTCGAGGCTGACGCAGCTTTTGGAATTATTAGAATCGTGAGATTCCCATGATAATTAGAATCGTCGGCGTTCCTATGGATCTCGGGGCCGGAAGACGCGGAGTGGACATGGGACCTTCGGCGCTTCGGATAGCGGGACTCGCGGAACGACTTCGAGAGATAGGTCATACGGTTTGCGACGATGGGGATATTCCGGTCAAAGTTCCCGAAAGTCAGGAAATGGGCGACAAGAAGTTAAAGTATCTTCCCGAAATAGTCCGCGTGGCTACTATACTGGCACATAAGGTCGAAGATATCATGGAGCATAAGGAATTCCCGCTTGTTCTTGGAGGCGATCATTCAATAGCGATGGGTACTATTTCGGGTTTGTCAAATTACGCGACGAAGCACAATCTGCGCTTCGGAGTAATATGGATCGACGCGCATGCCGACATGAACACGGTCGAGACAACTCCTTCCGGCAACATTCACGGGATGCCGTTAGCCGCCGTCCTCGGGGAAGGCGCTCGCGAACTGACAACCATCGGCGGCGATTTCAGAAAAGTTGATCCTAGAAACGCAGCCCTTGTCGGAGTGAGAGATGTGGATACTGCAGAAAAGGAAATCGTCAAGAGGACTGGAATCGCGCATTACACCATGGCTGATATCGACAAATACGGAGCGCACAAGATTATCAACAAAGTGTTGAAAGAATTTAGAGAAAGAGTCGACTTGCTCCATGTTAGTTTTGACATAGATTCGGTCGATCCGACCGTAGCTGCCGGCGTCGGGACTCCCGCGCCGGGAGGCCTAAGTTATCGTGAAACGCATCTGATAATGGAAACTATCGCGGATTGCGAGTGCATGAGTTCGCTCGAAGTAGCAGAGGTGAATCCGATTTTTGATGTCAAGAATCAATCTTCAGCGTTTGCTGTGCAAGTGATTGCCTCGGCGCTTGGGAAAAAAATAATTTAGCCGCTGTGAAGACAATTGCCGGTATAATTGAGATGCAGGCCGTTTCAGACAAGCTGCGGCTGGATGGAAGGAAGATCGGCTTCGTTCCAACGATGGGAGCCTTGCATGAAGGACATCTGAGTCTTGTCGATCATGCCAGGGAGCTCTCAGATGTTGTCGTCATGTCAATCTTTGTCAACCCGACGCAGTTCGGTCGCGGAGAGGACTTCGAACAGTATCCCCGCGATCTGCAAAAAGATCGGAGGCTTGCTGAGTCTCGCGGAGTCGATTATATATTCGCTCCGTCAGAAACGGAAATGTACCCCGAAGAACCTCTGACGTATGTGGAAGTACAGAAAGTTTCCCAGTTACTCGAAGGTGAATTTAGATTGGGGCATTTCAAAGGCGTCACAACCGTAGTGGCAAAGCTGCTCAATATCGTGAAGCCGCGTGTCGTCGTGTTTGGCCAGAAGGATGCGCAACAGGCATTCATCATAAAAGAAATGGTGAAGGATCTGAATTTTGACCTGGAGATTGTCATCGCGCCGATCGTACGGGAGAAAGATGGGCTTGCGATGAGTTCAAGAAACGTTTATTTGTCGCCGGACCAGAGAAAGAGGGCGACCGTGCTTTACCGCTCTTTGAAACTTGCCGAATCGATGATAACCGGTGGAGAGACAAACCTTGTCAAGGTGCGCGCGGCAATGCTTAAGCTGATAAACAACGAGCCGGATGGGAAGATAGATTATGTAAGTTTTGTCGATCCCGCCAACTTTGAAAAGGTTGAAAACGCCGAGATGCTCACACAGGTCCTTTCATTGATAGCCGTTCGATTTGGACAGACGAGGCTGATAGATAACATGCTGGTGAAGGTTGTGAAAAACTTGGAGTGATGGAATTTCGTTGGAACATGTCATCTTGCCGGAATAAGGATTTGTTATTTGATTCGTAGTTGGTTTTGGAAGACTTGATGAAAGTAAATGAACTCGACTCGCTTATAGAAAAGCTGCCTGAGTCACCTCGATTCGAAGGTGAGGAGGAATATTCGATCTCGGCGGTACTTCTCCTGCTGATCACCATCAACGAGGAGCTGCACATTTTGTTCGAAAAACGTTCGGCAGCAATAAGACAGGGTGGAGAGATATCTCTTCCCGGCGGGCGATTGGACGCCAATGACAGAGCGTTCGAGGAAACCGCAATCCGCGAGACGACAGAAGAGGTCGGAATTCCTGCTGATCGTATTCGGATAATTGGTAAACTCGATTCGGTATTCGCACCGATGGGTGCGCTGGTGCATGTTTTTGTCGCTGTGTCAGACGTGAGACCGGATGATATTCAAGCTAATCCTGGAGAAGTTGAAAAGACATTCTTGATTCCCGTGTCATTTTTTCAGAAGAATCAGCCGGAAGAGTTTAAAGTTATGACTGAAGTGCATCCGGCCTACATAGATAAAACCACCAAGAAGGAAGTCGTCCTTTTCCCGACGAAAGAGTTAGGTCTTCCCGAACGCTACTGGAATTCGTGGGGCGGATTCAAACACAATATCTTTGTTTACCGCACCGATGAAGGAACGATATGGGGAATTACA contains these protein-coding regions:
- the accD gene encoding acetyl-CoA carboxylase, carboxyltransferase subunit beta; translation: MSWFKRSKQNIVSAEKKDLPEGSWVKCEKCGEMLHKSQLEDNLWTCNKCNFHFRIGSKEYFQILLDKKTFKETDKGLKSNDPLKFVDTKSYKKRLDEVRRKTGLVDAVRTGTGEISGHKVVIGCMDFQFIGGSMGSVVGEKVARSIDRAEKYKKPLVLISQSGGARMMEAAISLMQLAKTSARLTRLHKARVPYISVLVDPTTGGVTASFAMLGDFNIAEPGALIGFAGPRVIRQAVGKDLPDGFQRSEFLLDKGFVDLIVHRKELKSRLTQLLELLES
- the rocF gene encoding arginase translates to MIIRIVGVPMDLGAGRRGVDMGPSALRIAGLAERLREIGHTVCDDGDIPVKVPESQEMGDKKLKYLPEIVRVATILAHKVEDIMEHKEFPLVLGGDHSIAMGTISGLSNYATKHNLRFGVIWIDAHADMNTVETTPSGNIHGMPLAAVLGEGARELTTIGGDFRKVDPRNAALVGVRDVDTAEKEIVKRTGIAHYTMADIDKYGAHKIINKVLKEFRERVDLLHVSFDIDSVDPTVAAGVGTPAPGGLSYRETHLIMETIADCECMSSLEVAEVNPIFDVKNQSSAFAVQVIASALGKKII
- the panC gene encoding pantoate--beta-alanine ligase, yielding MKTIAGIIEMQAVSDKLRLDGRKIGFVPTMGALHEGHLSLVDHARELSDVVVMSIFVNPTQFGRGEDFEQYPRDLQKDRRLAESRGVDYIFAPSETEMYPEEPLTYVEVQKVSQLLEGEFRLGHFKGVTTVVAKLLNIVKPRVVVFGQKDAQQAFIIKEMVKDLNFDLEIVIAPIVREKDGLAMSSRNVYLSPDQRKRATVLYRSLKLAESMITGGETNLVKVRAAMLKLINNEPDGKIDYVSFVDPANFEKVENAEMLTQVLSLIAVRFGQTRLIDNMLVKVVKNLE
- a CDS encoding CoA pyrophosphatase: MKVNELDSLIEKLPESPRFEGEEEYSISAVLLLLITINEELHILFEKRSAAIRQGGEISLPGGRLDANDRAFEETAIRETTEEVGIPADRIRIIGKLDSVFAPMGALVHVFVAVSDVRPDDIQANPGEVEKTFLIPVSFFQKNQPEEFKVMTEVHPAYIDKTTKKEVVLFPTKELGLPERYWNSWGGFKHNIFVYRTDEGTIWGITARIVRDFIRKL